The sequence TTCCCTCATTTTAACATCGTCACCATCGCTGATACCTCTTCTGTAGTTGTATAATCACTACCACTATATCCTGTAAAACGGAAACGGATATTTCCCGTTTTGTCAATCACAAATTTTGCAGGAATACCCTTTACATCAAAAGCACCTGCTGCTTTATATGCTTTTATATCCAATGGCACATCAAATGGATAGTGGTTGTCTGTGAGGAATTTCTTTACTTTCTCTGAAGGATCCGCTTCTCTCTCCCATGTATCCACAAAAAGGAATTTTACATCCTCATCTTTTTCAAACCGTAGCATGGCTTCTTTCATAGCAGGGAAGGAGCTTATACAGGGGCCGCACCAGGTAGCCCAGAAGTCGATCACCACTACTTTCCCTTTTAGTTCACTCAGGGTGATTTGTTTGCCTTCCAGGTTCTTCAATGTAAAATCAGGCGCAGGTTCATTGATCTGAGTTGTTTGCAGATGTGCAGTCAGCTGCAACAGGAATGCTTTATTCAATTCAGCGGCATAGGCATCATATCCTTCCCTGCCTTTTAGTTTTTCATACAGTTCTTTGAGTTCTGCTTTCATTTTCTTATCTGCCAGCCCCGTCTTTGTTGCTTCAGCAGCTATATCCATGGCTTGCTGATCTTTACCAAGGTGTTTTAGCGTACTAAAGTAGATCGTATAGGTGATTGGCTGTGTATGATTGTCTTTATAGGCGATCTCTATGCATCTGAGTGCCTTTGTATATTCCATGTTTTCATGGAAGATCATGGCAGCCATCTGGTATTCTCTGGTGCTATCTACTGATTTGTCCATGAGGACAGCCGCCTCTTTACAA is a genomic window of Chitinophaga sp. LS1 containing:
- a CDS encoding TlpA disulfide reductase family protein, producing MKKLPSLCVLTFLFFGARAQNMDSIYQVYAKLVSSSQENDKAELKMRLENDIKSENETNWMIAWFVYFQMRNTAKADSILQAGKQKWPDGQLAKQEQFNFVNDEKDPFKKDAMYHIFLKRFPPPSKDAIATYDDMRGQLAVGYLKSGYVAKAFLYTDSIKTLNVQRWMARELFSKDHCKEAAVLMDKSVDSTREYQMAAMIFHENMEYTKALRCIEIAYKDNHTQPITYTIYFSTLKHLGKDQQAMDIAAEATKTGLADKKMKAELKELYEKLKGREGYDAYAAELNKAFLLQLTAHLQTTQINEPAPDFTLKNLEGKQITLSELKGKVVVIDFWATWCGPCISSFPAMKEAMLRFEKDEDVKFLFVDTWEREADPSEKVKKFLTDNHYPFDVPLDIKAYKAAGAFDVKGIPAKFVIDKTGNIRFRFTGYSGSDYTTTEEVSAMVTMLK